A genomic window from Camelina sativa cultivar DH55 chromosome 2, Cs, whole genome shotgun sequence includes:
- the LOC104720720 gene encoding ubiquitin carboxyl-terminal hydrolase 10-like isoform X1 produces the protein MTIPNSDFVNENGVCNLPFTPEEEKRIVSELTTESDNNLKEGNLYFVISKRWHTSWQKYVDQSCGESLEALRPGPIDNSDIVDSEGDINDPQLRRLLVEGEDYVLVPQEVWQRLVDWYSGGPPIARKMICQGFYSKSYSVEVYPLCLMLTDGRDESRTAIRLGKQASVRELYEKVCAMTGVAQEKAQIWDYFDKRKNGLLNPSSNNNLEESRLQMDQDILLEVDGSSSSQYAMSSSGNELALVPLEPSRSHVTIAGGPTLSNGHSTTSKFSLFPRISSEDDGGDSLSILRKEEKGGLAGLSNLGNTCFMNSALQCLAHTPPIVEYFLQDYSDDINRDNPLGMCGELAIAFGDLLKKLWSSGRNAVAPRTFKTKLARFAPQFSGYNQHDSQELLAFLLDGLHEDLNKVKRKPYIELKDSDSRPDDEVAEELWNYHKARNDSVIVNVCQGQYKSTLVCPVCGKISITFDPFMYLSVPLPSTLTRPMTVTVFYCDGSRLPMPYTVTVPKHGSCRDLITALGTACCLADDEVLLLAEVYDHKIFRYFENHLESLSAIKDDEHIVAYRLNQMPKRSGKAKLEILHGGKERAVQESVRGRDVKVFGTPFVTYVNTEPLSGTDIDAIISGFLSPLHRVHSPSNILSGNDNSHFADGPDDETSGSLSSPDAEIDDAADRELSFRMFLTDERGLNFKPLQSKSSVSPGIITRVLVEWNEGEHEKYDSSYLCDLPEVHKTSFSAKKTRQEAISLFSCLEAFLAEEPLGPDDMWFCPSCKEHRQANKKLDLWKLPDILVFHLKRFTYSRYLKNKIDTFVNFPIQDLDLRKYVKNNNGQSYVYELYAVSNHYGGLGGGHYTAYAKLIDDNKWYHFDDSHVSSVNESEIKNSAAYVLFYRIVRSETETKTAEMSSDMD, from the exons ATGACGATCCCTAATTCCGATTTCGTAAATGAGAACGGAGTCTGTAATTTGCCGTTCACTCCTGAGGAAGAGAAACGTATCGTTTCGGAGCTGACTACCGAATCGGATAACAATTTGAAGGAAGGGAACTTATATTTCGTCATCTCGAAAAG GTGGCATACAAGCTGGCAGAAATATGTTGACCAATCGTGTGGAGAGTCCTTGGAAGCTTTGAGGCCTGGACCGATTGATAACAGTGATATTGTCGACAGTGAGGGCGACATTAATGATCCACAGCTTCGTAGATTGTTGGTGGAAGGAGAAGACTACGTTTTAGTGCCTCAAGAAGTTTGGCAGAGACTTGTTGATTG GTATAGCGGAGGTCCCCCGATAGCAAGGAAGATGATCTGTCAAGGATTTTACAGTAAGAGTTATAGTGTTGAGGTTTACCCGCTCTGCCTTATGTTGACAGACGGACGAGATGAAAGTAGAACAGCAATACGGTTGGGAAAACAG GCCTCTGTAAGGGAACTTTATGAGAAGGTTTGTGCTATGACAGGTGTTGCGCAAGAAAAG GCTCAAATCTGGGATTACTTCGATAAGAGGAAAAACGGACTCTTGAATCCTTCATCTAACAATAACCTGGAAGAATCAAGGCTTCAGATGGACCAAGAT ATTCTTCTTGAAGTTGATGGGTCGTCTTCATCTCAATATGCTATGAGCTCGTCAGGAAATGAGTTAGCGTTGGTACCTCTGGAACCATCAAGGTCGCATGTTACAATTGCTGGGGGGCCTACCTTATCAAATGGTCATTCCACCACGTCCAAGTTTAGTCTCTTTCCCAGAATATCTTCTGAAGACGACGGCGGTGATTCTTTGAGTATTcttagaaaagaagagaagggagGATTAGCAGGATTGAGTAATCTGGGAAATACCTGCTTTATGAATAGCGCTCTCCAGTGTTTGGCTCACACACCTCCAATTGTTGAATACTTCTTGCAAGATTACAGTGACGACATAAATAGAGATAATCCTTTGGGAATGTGT GGTGAGCTTGCTATCGCATTTGGTGATTTGTTGAAGAAATTGTGGTCATCAGGAAGGAATGCAGTTGCACCACGCACTTTTAAGACAAAATTGGCTAGATTTGCTCCGCAGTTTAGTGGTTACAATCAGCATGATTCTCAA GAATTGCTTGCTTTCTTATTGGATGGGTTGCATGAAGATTTGAACAAGGTAAAACGAAAACCTTACATTGAACTTAAAGATTCTGACAGTCGTCCGGATGATGAAGTTGCTGAAGAGCTTTGGAATTATCATAAGGCCCGCAATGATTCTGTAATAGTTAACGTTTGTCAA GGCCAATACAAGTCAACTCTGGTTTGTCCAGTTTGCGGAAAAATCTCAATCACTTTTGATCCCTTCATGTACTTGTCTGTACCTTTGCCATCAACACTTACGCGACCAATGACAGTTACGGTGTTTTATTGCGATGGAAGTCGTCTTCCGATGCCATACACAGTAACAGTGCCTAAACATGGATCTTGTAGAGATCTCATTACTGCATTAGGTACTGCTTGCTGCTTAGCCGATGATGAGGTCCTTTTACTTGCAGAG GTATATGATCACAAGATCtttagatattttgaaaatCACCTGGAGTCACTAAGTGCGATAAAAGATGATGAGCATATTGTGGCGTATCGGTTGAATCAGATGCCGAAACGTTCAGGGAAAGCAAAACTTGAAATTCTTCATGGAGGGAAGGAAAG GGCTGTTCAGGAGAGTGTTAGAGGCAGAGACGTGAAAGTTTTTGGAACTCCTTTTGTGACTTATGTCAACACAGAACCACTAAGTGGAACTGACATTGATGCAATTATCTCTGGATTTCTGTCACCTCTGCACAGGGTTCATTCCCCATCTAATATTCTTAGCGGAAATGACAACAGCCACTTTGCTGATGGTCCTGATGACGAAACATCGGGAAGTTTATCATCCCCAGATGCCGAAATCGACGATGCAGCTGATCGAGAGTTATCCTTCAGGATGTTCTTGACAGATGAACGTGGTCTGAACTTTAAACCACTTCAGTCTAAATCTTCTGTGAGCCCTGGTATCATTACAAGAGTTTTAGTCGAGTGGAATGAGGGTGAACATGAAAAATATGATTCCAGCTACTTGTGTGACCTTCCAGAGGTTCATAAAACAAGTTTCTCAGCAAAGAAGACAAGGCAAGAAGCTATATCCCTGTTTTCGTGTTTGGAGGCCTTTTTAGCAGAAGAACCTCTCGGACCGGATGACATGTG GTTTTGTCCGAGCTGCAAAGAACACAGACAAGCGAACAAAAAGCTAGACCTGTGGAAATTGCCAGATATTCTTGTGTTCCATTTAAAACGGTTCACGTATAGCAGATATCTCAAGAACAAGATTGATACGTTTGTGAATTTTCCAATTCAGGATCTAGACTTGAGAAAGTACGTGAAAAACAATAATGGCCAGTCATATGTATATGAATTATATGCCGTTAGTAATCATTACGGTGGACTTGGTGGTGGTCACTACACAGCCTACGCTAAG TTGATTGACGACAACAAATGGTATCATTTCGATGACAGTCATGTGTCATCTGTAAATGAATCTGAAATAAAAAACTCAGCTGCATATGTTCTTTTCTACCGAATAGTAAGAAGTGAAACTGAGACAAAAACAGCTGAGATGTCAAGTGATATGGATTAG
- the LOC104720720 gene encoding ubiquitin carboxyl-terminal hydrolase 10-like isoform X2: MICQGFYSKSYSVEVYPLCLMLTDGRDESRTAIRLGKQASVRELYEKVCAMTGVAQEKAQIWDYFDKRKNGLLNPSSNNNLEESRLQMDQDILLEVDGSSSSQYAMSSSGNELALVPLEPSRSHVTIAGGPTLSNGHSTTSKFSLFPRISSEDDGGDSLSILRKEEKGGLAGLSNLGNTCFMNSALQCLAHTPPIVEYFLQDYSDDINRDNPLGMCGELAIAFGDLLKKLWSSGRNAVAPRTFKTKLARFAPQFSGYNQHDSQELLAFLLDGLHEDLNKVKRKPYIELKDSDSRPDDEVAEELWNYHKARNDSVIVNVCQGQYKSTLVCPVCGKISITFDPFMYLSVPLPSTLTRPMTVTVFYCDGSRLPMPYTVTVPKHGSCRDLITALGTACCLADDEVLLLAEVYDHKIFRYFENHLESLSAIKDDEHIVAYRLNQMPKRSGKAKLEILHGGKERAVQESVRGRDVKVFGTPFVTYVNTEPLSGTDIDAIISGFLSPLHRVHSPSNILSGNDNSHFADGPDDETSGSLSSPDAEIDDAADRELSFRMFLTDERGLNFKPLQSKSSVSPGIITRVLVEWNEGEHEKYDSSYLCDLPEVHKTSFSAKKTRQEAISLFSCLEAFLAEEPLGPDDMWFCPSCKEHRQANKKLDLWKLPDILVFHLKRFTYSRYLKNKIDTFVNFPIQDLDLRKYVKNNNGQSYVYELYAVSNHYGGLGGGHYTAYAKLIDDNKWYHFDDSHVSSVNESEIKNSAAYVLFYRIVRSETETKTAEMSSDMD; encoded by the exons ATGATCTGTCAAGGATTTTACAGTAAGAGTTATAGTGTTGAGGTTTACCCGCTCTGCCTTATGTTGACAGACGGACGAGATGAAAGTAGAACAGCAATACGGTTGGGAAAACAG GCCTCTGTAAGGGAACTTTATGAGAAGGTTTGTGCTATGACAGGTGTTGCGCAAGAAAAG GCTCAAATCTGGGATTACTTCGATAAGAGGAAAAACGGACTCTTGAATCCTTCATCTAACAATAACCTGGAAGAATCAAGGCTTCAGATGGACCAAGAT ATTCTTCTTGAAGTTGATGGGTCGTCTTCATCTCAATATGCTATGAGCTCGTCAGGAAATGAGTTAGCGTTGGTACCTCTGGAACCATCAAGGTCGCATGTTACAATTGCTGGGGGGCCTACCTTATCAAATGGTCATTCCACCACGTCCAAGTTTAGTCTCTTTCCCAGAATATCTTCTGAAGACGACGGCGGTGATTCTTTGAGTATTcttagaaaagaagagaagggagGATTAGCAGGATTGAGTAATCTGGGAAATACCTGCTTTATGAATAGCGCTCTCCAGTGTTTGGCTCACACACCTCCAATTGTTGAATACTTCTTGCAAGATTACAGTGACGACATAAATAGAGATAATCCTTTGGGAATGTGT GGTGAGCTTGCTATCGCATTTGGTGATTTGTTGAAGAAATTGTGGTCATCAGGAAGGAATGCAGTTGCACCACGCACTTTTAAGACAAAATTGGCTAGATTTGCTCCGCAGTTTAGTGGTTACAATCAGCATGATTCTCAA GAATTGCTTGCTTTCTTATTGGATGGGTTGCATGAAGATTTGAACAAGGTAAAACGAAAACCTTACATTGAACTTAAAGATTCTGACAGTCGTCCGGATGATGAAGTTGCTGAAGAGCTTTGGAATTATCATAAGGCCCGCAATGATTCTGTAATAGTTAACGTTTGTCAA GGCCAATACAAGTCAACTCTGGTTTGTCCAGTTTGCGGAAAAATCTCAATCACTTTTGATCCCTTCATGTACTTGTCTGTACCTTTGCCATCAACACTTACGCGACCAATGACAGTTACGGTGTTTTATTGCGATGGAAGTCGTCTTCCGATGCCATACACAGTAACAGTGCCTAAACATGGATCTTGTAGAGATCTCATTACTGCATTAGGTACTGCTTGCTGCTTAGCCGATGATGAGGTCCTTTTACTTGCAGAG GTATATGATCACAAGATCtttagatattttgaaaatCACCTGGAGTCACTAAGTGCGATAAAAGATGATGAGCATATTGTGGCGTATCGGTTGAATCAGATGCCGAAACGTTCAGGGAAAGCAAAACTTGAAATTCTTCATGGAGGGAAGGAAAG GGCTGTTCAGGAGAGTGTTAGAGGCAGAGACGTGAAAGTTTTTGGAACTCCTTTTGTGACTTATGTCAACACAGAACCACTAAGTGGAACTGACATTGATGCAATTATCTCTGGATTTCTGTCACCTCTGCACAGGGTTCATTCCCCATCTAATATTCTTAGCGGAAATGACAACAGCCACTTTGCTGATGGTCCTGATGACGAAACATCGGGAAGTTTATCATCCCCAGATGCCGAAATCGACGATGCAGCTGATCGAGAGTTATCCTTCAGGATGTTCTTGACAGATGAACGTGGTCTGAACTTTAAACCACTTCAGTCTAAATCTTCTGTGAGCCCTGGTATCATTACAAGAGTTTTAGTCGAGTGGAATGAGGGTGAACATGAAAAATATGATTCCAGCTACTTGTGTGACCTTCCAGAGGTTCATAAAACAAGTTTCTCAGCAAAGAAGACAAGGCAAGAAGCTATATCCCTGTTTTCGTGTTTGGAGGCCTTTTTAGCAGAAGAACCTCTCGGACCGGATGACATGTG GTTTTGTCCGAGCTGCAAAGAACACAGACAAGCGAACAAAAAGCTAGACCTGTGGAAATTGCCAGATATTCTTGTGTTCCATTTAAAACGGTTCACGTATAGCAGATATCTCAAGAACAAGATTGATACGTTTGTGAATTTTCCAATTCAGGATCTAGACTTGAGAAAGTACGTGAAAAACAATAATGGCCAGTCATATGTATATGAATTATATGCCGTTAGTAATCATTACGGTGGACTTGGTGGTGGTCACTACACAGCCTACGCTAAG TTGATTGACGACAACAAATGGTATCATTTCGATGACAGTCATGTGTCATCTGTAAATGAATCTGAAATAAAAAACTCAGCTGCATATGTTCTTTTCTACCGAATAGTAAGAAGTGAAACTGAGACAAAAACAGCTGAGATGTCAAGTGATATGGATTAG